From the genome of Petrotoga sibirica DSM 13575:
ATTGCATAAGAAAATGAAGAATTGCCACACTTGCCAAAACAGGTCTAGAAAGAGGCAAAACGATTTTCCAATAAATTTTAAACCAACCCGCTCCATCTATTAGAGCTGCTTCTTCCAAATCCTTGGGAAAATTTATGAAAAATTGATAGAGAAGAAATATATAAAGTGGATTAGCAATAAATGGAATTATTTGAACTTGGTAACTATCCAACCACCCCATCTTGTTGGTTATGAGCAATAGCGGAATGGCAATAGCTTCAAAGGGAATGATAATTAAAGCTACAATTATTGAAACTAACATCTTTCTTCCTTTGAAAGAGAACCTCGCAAGTCCATACGCCATCATGCTGTTCACAATTAAACCTGCAATTATAGTTGTACCAACGATCAACACAGAATTGAATAAAAATCTTTGAAAAGGCATCCTATCAAAAACATCTTTGAAATTTTCTATACTAATCGTAGTGAGTATAAAACCTTTTATTGAAGACATTTGATTGACTATGTCTATCTCACTTGGATTAAGCGACACGGAGATCATGTACAAAAGCGGAAATAAAAAAAAGATGGCGAGAATTATCATTAAAATATAACTAATAATTCTATTAATAATTATCATTCTTTTTCTACTTCTTTGCCTCATCAAAACACCTCTCTTTCTTCTCTCAGGAAAATTCTTTGAATTAAAGAAAACCCTAAAATAATGAGAAAAAATATCACCGTTAAAGAAGATGCATAACCAACGTTTTGCATCCTAAATCCCTGATTATATATATGTAACATTACTGTATATGTGGAATAATTTGGACCACCGCTTGTCATAATGTATACTTGATCGAATAATTTGAAAGCGAGTATCGTGGTAGAGATAATTACGAAGATACTCGTATTTTTTAGTTGGGGAAGAGTGATATATATAAATTGTTTCCATTTGTTCGCTCCATCTATTGTTGCTGCTTCATACAATGACTCAGGAATTTCTTGCAATCCTGCAAGGAATATCAGCATTTGAAAACCTACACCTTGCCAAATAGATAACAACATTATTGCCGGGAAAGCGATTCTTTCGGTGTTAAGTAAATCTATAGGCTCCCACTTCCCAAAAGTAATGAAAGATAGGATGGCATTTATCGTTCCCTCAGGATGATATAAAAATGTCCATATTACTGCAACAACTACCATCGTGGTTACGGTAGGTAAAAAGTATATCGTCCTAAACGTTGTACTACCTTTTATTTTTTGGTTTACGAGTATCGCTAAAAATAAGGCAAAAATGGTTTGAAGAGGGACAACTATGGCTACGAAATAAAAATTATTTAATAGGGCTTTTCCAAAGAGGTCATCGCCTAACATTCTAACATAATTGCTAAATCCAACAAATCTAGGTGGAATAGGAGAAATTAAACGAGTATTCGTAAAGGATAAATAAAAAGCAAAAAAGAAAGGAATTATTAAAAATACGAACAGTAAAATACTTGCAGGTAATAAAAAAGGTAAAGCCTGCTTAAACCCCCTTTGTTTATAAATCTTTTTCCTACTTTTCTCTGCTTTTTTCAACTTTATTCACCTCTTTATCTACTTCATAATTGAAAAGTTTTCTATCAATTTTAAAAACAGGGTGAGTTTTCTCACCCTGTCATGAAGCTTGTAACAATTAATATATGGGATAACCCTGGTTAGATTCGATATCCTGATCTATCACCCTAACCGCTCTGTCCAGAATTTCTTGGACATCTGCACCTCTGATTAGATTTCCTATCATGTCTTGGAAAGCTAAAGTAATAGTAGGGTAACCAGGAGTAACTGGTCGAGGAAGGGCTATGGTATTTAATTGTTGAACATAAATGTTGAGTGGTCCTCCCACTTTGTACAGCTCAGAAAGTTCAATTGCTGAATATCTAGAGGGGACAGCTCCATTGGCATTGGACATTTTAACAATTTCTTCCGGTTTCAAGAGAAATTCTAAGAATTTCCATGAGGCTTCAGGATTTTTTGAGTTGGTTGTTATTGCCCATGCCCAAGATCCCATACCACTAACATGTTTGAAAAATTTTGGAGCAGGAATTAAAACAAGATCATCTCCCAACGCTCCTTTACCTTGTGGATATTCCCAGTGTCCAGCCCATTCTAATGGGATTTCACCGTTCAAAAATTCTACATTATATCCTGGAGGATTTGAATTGACAAATCCTTGTTCAAACAGAGCCTGTAACCAAGATGCAGCCGCTACAGCTTCAGGACCATTTAATATTCCTTCTGCACTCATGTAGGTTTCTCTGTCTATTAAATCAGCTCCAAATCCTTGGAAAAATGGCGACAATCCGTAGGTATACCATTCGCCTCTATCGTTTGCTTTAAGGTCTAAGGGATAAGTAACTTCTGGTAATTCTTTCAATCTTCTTAGTACATCCATGAATTCGGTAAATGTCCAGGCATCTTCTACGTTTTTTGGGATTCTTACATTGGCTTTTCCTAGCAAGGCTTTATTACCCCACAAGGCTAAACCTGAGTCAAAGGTTCCCAACGCGTATATTTTTCCATTGTAAGTCCCCTGTGCAATAATAGAGGGTAAGAAATCTTGTTTCAACTCTGAGGACATGAATTCGTCTAAAGGTCTCAAATATCCAGCCCATGCATAATTTGAAACGAATGGGCCATCCAAATCTAACACATCTGGTAAATCTCCAGCCAAAGCAGCCGCGTTTACTTGATCGTTGTAACTACCTTCAGGCAATTGAATAGCAATAACTTTAACTTCGTTCTGCATGGCATTAAATCGTTTTACTTGATCTTCTATAACTTCTCTCTCTTCGCCTCTTCCAGAGTGGAACCACATAGTAATTTCAACTTGACTAAAAACAGAGATGCCCAAAAAGATCAATAAAACAAACAAAATACTTACAACTTTTTTCATTTTGATGACCTCCCCTTATGAAAATTGTTCTTATAGATCCAGAATTAAAAAACAACAACATTCAGCAAAATTCTACAACAAATAACAAAAACTGTCAACTTTCAACAGTGGTGATTATGGGTAATTATATACCATTATTTTCAATTAAAGACAAATAACTCTAATTTTCTTAGTATTTTAAAAATAAATTGGAATAATTTAAACAAATTACCTATAATAATACCAATAGTAATATACAATGAGAAAACAAATAGAATATAGAAATCAAACTAATAAATCGCTTATGTAAAATCATTAGAAGACTTACCAGAAATAATAAAAAGTGATATACCCACTTACCAATATGCAATATACGATTGAGTAATTATTTGAATCGTTCATGTTGTATTTAATGTATACAAAGGATGATATAAAGATAGAAAAGGTTAGGAAAGTATCGAAGAAAGTAATGGATGAAAGGGGTGAATTGATAATGTCGATAGCTGAAAAGTTGAAGAACGATTGATCAAATCGTACTATACAATCAAATCAAAAATGCCCTATAAGGGCATCTTTGAGTGTACCTGGCATGTTAAAAGCTAAGCGATGAAAGTGAACCTACTTGATCTTGAATTTCTTAAACTGACTTTTTAATTCTATAGAAAGTCTATTTAGTTCCTCAATATCCTCGTTTATTCCAGAAGTCTGCTCATCTTGTTTTTCTATGTCAGATAACATTTTTTTAACCCTTTCAGATATAGTGGATACAGAATTCGTTGCTTTATCCATGGCTTGGGCGATTTCTGTGGTAACTTCTGTTTGTTGTTTGATATTTCCAGTTACATCTCTTATGTTTTCGTCTGTCATTTGTACATTATCCAAAATCTTATTGAAATGATTTAGTATAGAAGTTGCTTTATCAAAAGTTTCTTTAACAGCTTGATAAGTCAAATTAATAGAAGCATTGGCTTCCTCACTTTGTTTTTTTATTTTTTGCAATATATTAGATATTTTTTCGGTAGAATTTCTGCTCTCTTCGGCGAGCTTTCTTATTTCATCGGCTACTACTGCAAAACCTCTGCCTGCTTCACCAGCTCTTGCACCTTCTATCGGGGCATTTAAAGCTAGTAAATTTGTTTGATCGGTTATTGAACTTATGGTTTCTAAAATATTTCCTACATTTTGAGCGTTTTTTGTTAATTCATTTATTACATTAGAAGTGTTCTTGGTTTTTCCTACTGATTCATTAATTGTATTCGCTATTTCGTTAATTTCAATTTTCCCATTTTGTGCATCTTGTGATAGTCTTTGGGAATTCATCAAGAGGTTCTTCAGGTCTTCTAAGATAGTTTGAAATGTTAAAGTTACTTCCTCTATACCTGCTGTAACCTCCTCTATGGACGAGGCTGTATCCTCTGTCTCTTTGCTGATCTCCTGAGTTTCTTGCGTTAAGAAACGAGAATTTTCTGCAAGATTTTTAGAGCAGACATTTAAAGTGTCAGAAAAATTCTGAATCTTATCTGATGAATTCATAATGCTAGATATAGAACCCTTTAAAGAATGAGACATTTCACTTAGAGCCTGTGACATCTCTTCAATTTCATCAGAGCTTTTGTTTTCAAAGTTCATTGAGAGATCTCCTTTGGTAAAATTTTTGGTTTTTTCAGTTATTATTTCAATTGGCTTAACGGTAGCGTTTGAAAAGGTAATGGAACTAATTATAACCGCAATTGTGATTAAAGAAAAAATTAGTATAATTAATTTTGAAAACGAATTTGTCTGTTCTCTAACAAAAGAAAATTTAGTTTCCCCAATCATAGCCCAATTTATAGTTTTGTAGTTGAAGGGTTCATAGACAGCTAAAACTTTGTCCCTTAAATAATCTTCGCTTTCAATCCAACTTTGTTGCCCGTTAAGGGCCCTTAATACCTGAGGGGTTTCAACCTTTTGAGATAGAATAGTCGGAGATTTGGAATATATAGAATTGCTTCTCATTAATTCATCTTTCCCTACAACGTACATTTGAGTGAATTCGTTCATTCCCGTGGTATCCTGCATTATTTTATCTATTTGATCAATGGAAATTTCAAAAAATAAGGTATCCTAGAGGATATCCAAATGGATTTAAGATTGCTTTCCCTGCAAAAGCTTCCGGCTTTCCAGTAACAGGGTAATATTGAAAATCGACGAATTTTACATCTATATCTTCAGAATCCGTTAGTAAATTAAAAAGGATGCTTAAATTGGTATTTGAAAGTTCTTGATTTACGTTGCTACCAAAATCTACATTTTTAGCTGAAGAATAGACTGCGTTCCCTTTTTTGTTATAAAAAGTAAATCGTCATAACCTTTTTCTTCTAAAAATGTGTTCCATTCAGGATGTAATTTTTCAAGTTGAACTTCATACTCTCGAACAATAGCAAACGATTCAATATCTTTAAAATTCTCAATATCTAGAAGAGAATTGAGTTGATCTCTTTTTTCATACGGATTATGAGTAATGTACATATCTTGAAGGTATTCTTTTGCATTGTTTGAGTACCTTTTGTTAATATTATCAAATTGAAAAACTAACAGATTCAGATCATTACTTAAATTCGGCCTGCTAGTTTACATTCAAATCTTGCTCTATGTTTTGGAAAAAATTATTGAAATACTGTTTTTTTAACTCTGTCGAAACTATTAACTTTTCAGCGTTATTTTCTATAATGTAGTTAGTTATAGAGTACAAAATGATTATTAAAAAAACTATAAAACCGCTTATAAATACTATCAAGTTTCTCGATACAATTTTCCCTCTAAGTTTCAAATTGAATACCCCCAGTTTCATAGAATTCATTTATATATTTTTATTATATCAAATAAATTAACGTTTTTGTTCCTTTTAAAAACGAGAATATAATGAGTGATTAAGCTGAAGTTAAGTTTATCAAGTTCAATAATTATAAAAAAATCTTTCTAAAATCCTTCAGCTCGCTGTGAGGATAAAGATTTTTAAGGTAATTGTTATTTAAATTCTTAAACAAATACCATTTGTTTACGAAACTTATGGTATAATGTAAAAGGTTATTTTGGCCCAAAAAATAAAAAAGGAGTAAAAACATGACAAAATTTCAACACATGGGCCTTTCTGATAACATACTCAACGCGATTGATAGAAAAGGGTACAAAGAACCAACTCCTATCCAAGAAAAGGTTATCCCCTTTCTTTTATCTGGTAAGAATAATGTAATCGGTCAGGCTCAAACTGGTACAGGAAAAACCGCAGCATTTGGTATACCTCTAATTGAAAGATTAGACGAAAAAGCAAACGACGTTCAAGCTTTAGTATTAACCCCCACAAGAGAGTTAGCTTTGCAGGTTTGTAATGAGATAGACTCATTGAAGGGAAACAAAAGATTGAACCTTCTTCCCGTGTATGGAGGGGTCTCAATTGGAAATCAAATTAGAGCCCTTAAGAGAAGAGTAGACTTAGTAGTAGGTACCCCTGGAAGAATAATTGACCATTTGAACAGAGGTACTTTAGATATTAGCAAAATTAAGTATTTGGTCATTGATGAAGCCGATGAAATGCTAGATATGGGTTTTATAGAAGATGTGGAGACGATACTCTCAAAAACTAATAAAGAAAAGCAAATTTTGATGTTTTCAGCTACAATGCCTCAAAGGATTGTTAACCTTGCTAGAAAGTATATGGGAAATTTTCAAACGGTAACAACAGTTCAAGAAAACAAAGAGGACATAACAGTAAAAAAGGCAAAACAAATTTATTACATGATTTCTGAGTCTGATAAAATAGAACTTTTGAGTAGGCTTATAGATATAGACACTAATTTTTACGGTCTTGTATTTACTAAAACAAAAGTCCAATCAGAAGAAATTGCAAACGAATTAATCAAAAAAGGTTACGAAGCAGAAGCCCTGAATGGAGACGTTTCTCAAAATCAAAGAGAAAGAATAATGGATAGATTTAAGAACAAACGAATAAAAATTTTAATATCCACAGACGTTGCAGCCAGAGGTATAGATATAGACAATCTTAAATACGTCATCAATTATTCTCTTCCACAAAATCCAGAAAATTATATACATCGTATAGGAAGAACTGCGAGGGCTGGAAATGAGGGAACAGCTATTACTTTTGTCACACCAAGCGAGTATAGAAAATTTATGTTCATTAAGCATTCCTCAAAAGCCTTAATAGAAGAAGCTAAAATACCACAACCCAAGGACATTGTTAACGCAAAAGTTGAAAAAATAAAAGATGAGATCAAATCTAATCTTTCCAAAGATATAGACCCTATATACGAAATCTTGACGGAAAAAATAATAGAGGAAACTGACCAAGAGCCCAGTCAAATAATTTCTTCTATTTTAAAGTATTTTTATGGTGGAATCTTGAAAGAAGAAAATTATAACAAAATAAAGGAAGTTAAAAGTTCCTCAAAAAGCAAAGAGCAAAGGTTATTTGTTGCATTAGGTAGTTCAAGTAAAATGACACCAAAAAAACTTGCTGAATTCATAGAAAAGGAAACCGGTGTGAATATAAAAAAGTTAAAAGATATCCAAGTAATGGATAAATTTTCTTTTGTGACAGTTCCTTCAGAAAAAGCTGAAGCAATAATAGAGATATTTAAACAAAAATCAAAGAGAAAAAGACCGCTCGTAGTACAAGCTAAGTCCAAAAGAGAAGTGAGAAAGTAAAGGCAAAAATGGATTATAGAAACAACTAGTTCGATTCTGAAGCATTTTTAACCGCTTCATATACGTTTAAATGTAATCTTTTATCATAAGCTTCGGGTAAAATCCTGGTGTGTGTAGGCATACATGAATTTGAAATTGCAAGTATTGCAGAATGGAGCATTTTTTTAGTTATCTTTGATTTTTTCTCTATCGCTCCTTTCATTATTCCTGGAAAGGCTATGAGATTGTTGATTTGGTTAGGATAATCTGATCTGCCAGTTGCCACTATACTTGCCCCGAAGCTTTTTGCTAATATTGGATCTATTTCCGGTAAAGGGTTGGCTAGTGCAAATATTATAGGATTTTTATTCATCATTTTTATCATTTCTTCATTCAAAATATTGCCTCTGGATACCCCTATAAACACATCTGCACCAAAAAGGGCATCTGAGAGATTTCCTGTTATATTTTCTGGATTGGTTATCTGTGCTAATTCTTCGTGATATTCATGCAAGCAGCTTTCCGGAACATTTTTATTCAATACCCCATTCTTGTCAACTAAAACAAGATTTATCACGCCAAAATCTATCAAAAACTTGGCTATATTGTACCCCGCTGCCCCTATACCGTTAATAACAACTTTAATACTTTTTGCTTCTTTGCCAGATAATTTCAATGCATTCAACAATCCAGCCGTCACTACGACAGCTGTCCCTTGCTGGTCATCATGAAAAACTGGAATATTCATTGTTTTATTTAATTCTTCTAATATTCTAAAACATCTAGGAGCAGAGATATCTTCTAGGTTTATACCTCCAAACGAAGGTTCTAAGTTTTTCACAATCGAAACAATCTCTTCCGGATCTTGTGTATTTAGGCAAATTGGAAAGGCATCAAGCTGACCAAAAAGATTAAACAACAAGGCCTTACCTTCCATAACGGGAAGCGCTCCATATGGACCAATGTTACCCAGACCCAATACAGCGCTTCCATCTGAAACGATACCAACGGTGTTCCAACGTCTTGTGTATAAAAATGTATTTTCTGGATCTTTAAAGCATTCTTCCGCAACATCTGCTACCCCAGGAGTGTATAGTAGGGATAACGATTCTTCGTTCAAATTGTCGACGTTCGAAATTGTCCTAATTTTTCCTTTGAGTATTTTGTGTAATTCTTTCGCGTCCAAGATTAACACTCCTTAAAAGTTAGAATATCTTATTGCCGTTTGTATCTATTGCCACCATTAAAGGAAAATCTTTCACGCTTATGTTATAAATAGCTTCTGGCCCTAATTCTGGGAAGGCTAGAACCCTTATATCCTTCACACACTTAGAAAGGTACGCGGCTGCACCACTTGGAGTTATAAAATAAACTCGCTTGTATTTTACACATAGCTTTACTGCTAAATCACTTCTTTTCCCCTTTCCAACAGTTGCTAACACACCTAATTTAAAGATCATTTCAAGATACCTATCCATTCTTTCACTCGTTGTCGGACCTATAGCACCTATCTTAGAGTTCTTTGGAGAATTTGCAGGGCCTGCATAAAATACAATTTTTTCATTTAAATCTACAGGGAGCTGCGAATTTTTTGAAAGTAATTCTAAAAGTTTTTGGTGTGCAGCATCCCTCATAACTATCAATTCGCCAGTGTATTGTAAGAGTTCTCCAACCTTTAATTTTTGAATTTCATCTATCTTCAAATTTTACCACACCTTTTCTACAAAGGTAACAATCTAAGGAAACCCCCACAGGAAGTGTTGCAATATGGGTGGGAGCATATTCTACATGTACAGAAAAAACCGAAACTCCCTCTTTTAATCCTTGAAAACCTATTTTTAAAGCGTTTAAATCTTTCAAAAGCCCTTCTTCAAAATCTGCATAAGTAGGGTTTGGATTCCTTTCTTTGAAACTTTTAGTTAAAGCCAATTTGGATAAAACCATCGCCTTATCAGAAGTTCCGCCTATTCCTATTCCAATATGTAAAGGTGGACAACCTTTTGCTCCATTTTCTTTCACATGCCTCATTATTACATCTTTTAACTCTTGAACACTAATTGATGGTTTTAACATGAACAAGGCTGAGAGATTTTCACTTCCCCCACCTTTAATCAAAAATTTGATCTCTAAACTCTTCCCAGAAACTTGAAATATGTGTACAACTGCGGGAGTGTTGTTTTTAGTGCTTTTTCTTTCAAAAAGAGGATCGCTCACCAGTGAAAATCGGAAGGGATTTCCCGTATATACCTTTTCCACCACCTCATTTAAAGTGGAAAATATTGGTTCTTGAAGTATAACTTCGTTTCCTAAAAAAACAAAGAATTCAACAATACCTGTATCCTGACAAAGGGGTAATTTCTCGGCTTCAGCAATTTTATAATTTTCTTTGAGGGCTTGCGAAAATGGACCATTGAATCCGTCTAGATAAGTTTTTACTTCTGGATTTATCGTTTCATTGACCTGTACTAACAGGTTTGACAACTTTTCTAGTATTTCACGCTTATATATCATCTCAAACTCCTTTTTTATAATTGATTACTGCCTTAAGCAACTCTAATTGTTTAATTTCTAAAGCCTATATTTTATCGTCTACTTTTCCACCTTTTTGAAATTTTAGCATGAAAAAATGAAAAATTAAGAATTTTTAAGTTTTTAATTCCTAATCGCCTCTAATCAACTTTAATCGTCTATAATTCCATTTAATCGGATTTTTATTTTGAGAATTTAAGAGGTATAATATGAATAGTTAAGCGGTTAAGTACTCTTATAATCAAATATTGGAGGAACAACAATGCCCACAAAGAAGAATAAAAACTCTCGAATAACTATTGAAGATATTGCGCGGATCGCTCAAGTCTCTAAAGCTACCGTGTCATATGTGATCAACGATAAACCTGGTGTAAGTGAACCCGTTAGAAATAAAATAAAAAATATAATTGAAGAAACTAATTATTTCCCTAATTCTGCAGCAAGGGGTTTGGCCGGTGAAAAGACACATTTTGTAGGTTTAGTTATCCCGGATATTTCTGATATGTTTTATGCCAATATAATTAGAGGAGTAGAAAAAACTTTAAATAAAAAAGATTATCTTCTCACTTTATTTACCACACACGCACAACCAGAAAGAGAGCAACAAGTAGTTCGACTGTTGAATAAAAGTATAGTTGACGGGTTAATTATAATGGCCTATTTTATTACTGATAATTTCATAGAATCATTGAAAGAAAGAGAGATTCCTTTTGTCTTTATCGATTATCCACCAAAAGATGAAGAAATTTATTCCGTAATGGTTGACAACAAAAATGGAGCGTATGAGGCGACAGAATATTTGATAAAACTTGGACATAAAAAAATAGCGTTTTTAGCAGGTCCAGAAGTTGCCTGGGATTCAAAGGCACGATTCGAGGGGTATTTAAAGGCATTAAAAGCTTATGGAATCAAATTCAACCCAGAATTGGTGGAAAACGGTAATTTCACAAAAGAAGAAGGATATGCCGCTACAAAAAGGTTGTTAGAAAAAGGAGAAAAATTCACTGCTATTTTTTCTTCGAATGATCAAATGGCTATAGGGGCAATGAGGGCTTTAAAAGAAAGTGGGTACAAAATTCCAACAGATGTCTCTATTGTGGGTTTTGACAACATAGAGGCCAGTTCTATAATAGAACCACCTTTAACAACTGTTTCACAGCCCATATATGAAATAGGTAAAAAGGCTGTAAATATTATAACATCTTTGATAAATGGAGAAAAAATTGAAGAAAAAAGATATATGTTAAAAACAAAATTAATTGAAAGACATTCTTGCATAAGAATTTAAATTTTTTAGAGATAACTTAACCGATTAAGTAATTATAAATACAGCTTTCAAGAGACACTTTAGAAATAATATTAGTGTGTACAGATAGATAAATCCCCGATCTCTTCCCATTATGGGTTAGGAACAATATGAAGAAGTGAGGCTTTATTTTTCTTATGGGTGGGGAGCGGGGCAAAGGGCGCTAAAATCAGTTTTAATAGTCTTTATAACAGTAATTTTAAAAATCAGGAGGGAAGATATGTTCGAGACAAAATACGGATATTTCACAGACGATGGAAAAGAATTTGTTATAACCACCCCTAAAACTCCAAAACCCTGGATAAATGTTATTTCTAATGGAGATTATGGAATGATTATATCTCAGAGTGGTTCAGGTTATAGTTGGAGAACGCATGCAAGTTTAAATAGAATTACACGGTGGGAACAAGACCTCATAAAGGATGAATGGGGCAAATATATATACATAAAAGATGACACAAGCGGGGATTTTTGGTCTCCGAGTTGGAAACCCACATGTACAGAACCACAAGAGTTCAAAGTAAGATATGGTCAAGGTTATTCAATATTCGAAACCAAATACTTCGATATAAAAACAAATTTAACAATGTTTGTATCTAAGAATGACCCGGTTGAGATATGGAAGTTAACTATAAAAAATACTTCAGAAAAAGAACGTAGACTATCTGTTTACACCTATTTAGAATGGAATTTGGGAGCCGCTCCTGACTGGCACAGGGAGTTTCACAAAACTTTTATCGAAACAGATTTTTTAAACGGTTTAAACTGTATAACGGCTGAAAAAAGAATGTGGGAGATTCCAAATGAAAAAGGTCAAAATTGGAACAGGAACTGGGAATATACCGCTTTTCATTCAGTTAATGAGAAAATAGCCGGATTTGAAGGGTCAAAGGAAAAATTTTTAGGACAGTATGGAAGCATTTCTAATCCAAATGCCCTTATTAGTGGAGAAATGTCAAACAACTATGGAAAGTGGGAAGATTCTATTGCTAGCTTAAAAAATGAAATAATTTTAAAACCAGGAGAAGAAAAAACGTTGATTTATCTACTTGGGGCTGCCTCCAAAAAAAATACAAACGAAAGCGTGGGTTCACTTGTTAAAAAATATCAGACAGTAGAAAACGTAGAAGAAGAATTCAAAAAAGTTAAAGATATGTGGGGTGAAATGCTTTCAAAATTTACTGTTGAAACTCCAGATAAAGCCGTAGATTTCATGCTAAATAACTGGTTGAAGTACCAAGCTATTTCAGGAAGATTATGGGGACGATCAGCTTATTATCAAACTGGTGGAGCATACGGTTATAGAGATCAACTTCAAGATAGTCAGATATTTTTGTACGTGGATCCTGAACAAACCAAAAATCAGATAAGACTTCATGCAGCTCACCAGTTCAAAGATGGAAGTGTTTACCATTGGTGGCATCCCATTTCTGAACTCGGTTACAAGAATAATATATCGGATAACAGATTATGGTTACCTTTTGTTGTTCTAAGGTTTTTAAAAGAAACCAATGATTTAGAATTTTTAAAAGAAATTATAAAGTTCCTAGATGGAGGAGAATCTTCTTTATACGATCACTGTATTAGAGCAATTCACTACAATTTAAATCATATGAGCTCAAGAGGACTTCCTTTGATAGGTGACGGAGACTGGAATGATGGTATGAACGCTGTTGGCACCCAGGGTAAAGGGGAAAG
Proteins encoded in this window:
- a CDS encoding fumarate hydratase, translating into MIYKREILEKLSNLLVQVNETINPEVKTYLDGFNGPFSQALKENYKIAEAEKLPLCQDTGIVEFFVFLGNEVILQEPIFSTLNEVVEKVYTGNPFRFSLVSDPLFERKSTKNNTPAVVHIFQVSGKSLEIKFLIKGGGSENLSALFMLKPSISVQELKDVIMRHVKENGAKGCPPLHIGIGIGGTSDKAMVLSKLALTKSFKERNPNPTYADFEEGLLKDLNALKIGFQGLKEGVSVFSVHVEYAPTHIATLPVGVSLDCYLCRKGVVKFEDR
- a CDS encoding LacI family DNA-binding transcriptional regulator, with product MPTKKNKNSRITIEDIARIAQVSKATVSYVINDKPGVSEPVRNKIKNIIEETNYFPNSAARGLAGEKTHFVGLVIPDISDMFYANIIRGVEKTLNKKDYLLTLFTTHAQPEREQQVVRLLNKSIVDGLIIMAYFITDNFIESLKEREIPFVFIDYPPKDEEIYSVMVDNKNGAYEATEYLIKLGHKKIAFLAGPEVAWDSKARFEGYLKALKAYGIKFNPELVENGNFTKEEGYAATKRLLEKGEKFTAIFSSNDQMAIGAMRALKESGYKIPTDVSIVGFDNIEASSIIEPPLTTVSQPIYEIGKKAVNIITSLINGEKIEEKRYMLKTKLIERHSCIRI
- a CDS encoding GH36-type glycosyl hydrolase domain-containing protein translates to MFETKYGYFTDDGKEFVITTPKTPKPWINVISNGDYGMIISQSGSGYSWRTHASLNRITRWEQDLIKDEWGKYIYIKDDTSGDFWSPSWKPTCTEPQEFKVRYGQGYSIFETKYFDIKTNLTMFVSKNDPVEIWKLTIKNTSEKERRLSVYTYLEWNLGAAPDWHREFHKTFIETDFLNGLNCITAEKRMWEIPNEKGQNWNRNWEYTAFHSVNEKIAGFEGSKEKFLGQYGSISNPNALISGEMSNNYGKWEDSIASLKNEIILKPGEEKTLIYLLGAASKKNTNESVGSLVKKYQTVENVEEEFKKVKDMWGEMLSKFTVETPDKAVDFMLNNWLKYQAISGRLWGRSAYYQTGGAYGYRDQLQDSQIFLYVDPEQTKNQIRLHAAHQFKDGSVYHWWHPISELGYKNNISDNRLWLPFVVLRFLKETNDLEFLKEIIKFLDGGESSLYDHCIRAIHYNLNHMSSRGLPLIGDGDWNDGMNAVGTQGKGESIWLGHFLYGILKDFSVVCKKMGDLANMQRFMDEGEKLKENINKYAWDGEWYVRAFKDNGEPIGSKQNSEGKIFLNAQTWAIINDTATQTRSETAYRSAKKYLFKDYGPLLFQPAFFKPDPEIGYLSRYAPGVRENGGLYTHAGTWAILAASKMKDPETYKIYKSFMPIYRGLEPDKYLAEPYVTPGNVDGPDSPYFGRGGWTWYTGSAAWYFIVGVEGIFGLKPEWEGLRIEPMFPEDWKEVKVKRIFRGKQLNITYKKSDERKILINGVEIDGNIINPELFEESILNVEVLF